One genomic window of Monodelphis domestica isolate mMonDom1 chromosome 1, mMonDom1.pri, whole genome shotgun sequence includes the following:
- the TSSK4 gene encoding testis-specific serine/threonine-protein kinase 4 isoform X1 produces MKVLRHKFLINFYQAIETTSRVYMILELAQGGDVLEWIQRYGACSEALAGKWFSQVTLGIAYLHSKGIVHRPRLTPRPSAAGRDLKLENLLLDKRENVKISDFGFSKMVATVSPTLKNPLQHLVGCFSHLSQTYCGSFAYACPEILLGLPYNPFLSDTWSMGVILYTLVVAHLPFDDTNLKKLLRETQKEVNFPHNHPISPDCKNLIHSILRPAAKRASILDIIKDPWVLKFQPERPTQEIQLLEALCLPQTNTRTQEAAS; encoded by the exons ATGAAAGTCTTGCGGCACAAGTTCCTAATCAACTTCTACCAGGCCATCGAGACCACATCTCGTGTGTATATGATCCTAGAACTGGCTCAGGGGGGTGATGTTCTTGAGTGGATCCAACGCTACGGAGCCTGCTCTGAGGCCCTTGCCGGCAAGTGGTTCTCCCAGGTCACCCTGGGCATCGCTTACCTGCATAGCAAGGGCATCGTGCACCG CCCCCGCCTGACCCCCAGGCCTTCTGCTGCTGGTAGGGACCTAAAGTTGGAGAACCTGTTGCTGGATAAGCGGGAAAATGTGAAGATCTCTGACTTCGGCTTTTCCAAGATGGTGGCGACTGTCTCCCCGACCCTGAAGAACCCTTTACAGCACCTCGTAGGCTGCTTTTCTCACCTCAGCCAGACCTATTGTGGTAGTTTCGCCTATGCTTGTCCAGAGATCTTGCTGGGTTTGCCCTACAACCCCTTCCTCTCTGACACGTGGAGCATGGGCGTCATTCTCTACACACTGGTTGTTGCCCATCTACCCTTCGATGACACCAACCTAAAAAAGCTGCTTCGAGAGACCCAGAAGGAGGTCAACTTCCCACATAACCACCCCATCTCTCCGGACTGCAAG AACCTGATTCACTCGATACTTCGCCCGGCTGCCAAGCGGGCCTCCATCCTGGACATCATCAAGGATCCCTGGGTGCTCAAGTTCCAGCCAGAGAGGCCCACCCAAGAAATCCAGCTGCTAGAGGCTCTGTGCCTACCACAAACCAACACACGGACTCAGGAGGCTGCAAGTTGA
- the TSSK4 gene encoding testis-specific serine/threonine-protein kinase 4 isoform X2, producing MKVLRHKFLINFYQAIETTSRVYMILELAQGGDVLEWIQRYGACSEALAGKWFSQVTLGIAYLHSKGIVHRDLKLENLLLDKRENVKISDFGFSKMVATVSPTLKNPLQHLVGCFSHLSQTYCGSFAYACPEILLGLPYNPFLSDTWSMGVILYTLVVAHLPFDDTNLKKLLRETQKEVNFPHNHPISPDCKNLIHSILRPAAKRASILDIIKDPWVLKFQPERPTQEIQLLEALCLPQTNTRTQEAAS from the exons ATGAAAGTCTTGCGGCACAAGTTCCTAATCAACTTCTACCAGGCCATCGAGACCACATCTCGTGTGTATATGATCCTAGAACTGGCTCAGGGGGGTGATGTTCTTGAGTGGATCCAACGCTACGGAGCCTGCTCTGAGGCCCTTGCCGGCAAGTGGTTCTCCCAGGTCACCCTGGGCATCGCTTACCTGCATAGCAAGGGCATCGTGCACCG GGACCTAAAGTTGGAGAACCTGTTGCTGGATAAGCGGGAAAATGTGAAGATCTCTGACTTCGGCTTTTCCAAGATGGTGGCGACTGTCTCCCCGACCCTGAAGAACCCTTTACAGCACCTCGTAGGCTGCTTTTCTCACCTCAGCCAGACCTATTGTGGTAGTTTCGCCTATGCTTGTCCAGAGATCTTGCTGGGTTTGCCCTACAACCCCTTCCTCTCTGACACGTGGAGCATGGGCGTCATTCTCTACACACTGGTTGTTGCCCATCTACCCTTCGATGACACCAACCTAAAAAAGCTGCTTCGAGAGACCCAGAAGGAGGTCAACTTCCCACATAACCACCCCATCTCTCCGGACTGCAAG AACCTGATTCACTCGATACTTCGCCCGGCTGCCAAGCGGGCCTCCATCCTGGACATCATCAAGGATCCCTGGGTGCTCAAGTTCCAGCCAGAGAGGCCCACCCAAGAAATCCAGCTGCTAGAGGCTCTGTGCCTACCACAAACCAACACACGGACTCAGGAGGCTGCAAGTTGA